The following proteins come from a genomic window of Gimesia chilikensis:
- a CDS encoding 50S ribosomal protein L25 codes for MSDDFVLQRISASKREKLGSIESRRIRRAGRIPAVVYGHELEPAHISVDDHDLRDLIKNRERVFEIDVDGKVEETILRDLQWDTFGTYILHVDLVRINASERVTVEVPVTLRGTSPGALDGGVLEQPLHTLELDCLAHSIPDSLPVRINSLEIGDAIHVSDIEVPRGAKIHNEPEQVVVHVLPPQGVPEPGAEEGEGPDAPEVIGESESEEATEE; via the coding sequence ATGTCAGACGATTTTGTATTGCAGCGAATCAGTGCCTCCAAACGGGAAAAACTGGGATCCATTGAAAGCCGTCGCATCCGTCGTGCAGGGCGTATTCCTGCTGTCGTGTACGGACATGAGCTGGAACCTGCCCATATCAGTGTCGACGATCACGATCTGCGTGATCTGATCAAAAACCGGGAACGGGTTTTTGAAATCGACGTGGATGGCAAAGTCGAAGAGACGATTCTACGTGATCTGCAGTGGGACACCTTTGGCACCTACATTCTGCATGTCGACCTGGTGCGGATCAACGCATCCGAGCGGGTGACTGTGGAAGTTCCTGTGACCCTGCGTGGTACTTCACCTGGTGCCCTCGATGGTGGCGTGCTGGAACAGCCTCTGCACACACTGGAACTGGACTGTCTGGCCCACAGCATTCCGGACAGCCTGCCTGTGCGAATCAACTCGCTGGAAATTGGCGATGCGATTCACGTCAGCGATATCGAAGTTCCTCGTGGAGCCAAGATTCATAACGAACCAGAACAGGTTGTGGTGCACGTTCTGCCTCCGCAGGGCGTTCCTGAACCCGGAGCTGAAGAAGGCGAAGGTCCTGACGCTCCCGAAGTTATTGGGGAATCCGAATCAGAAGAAGCAACCGAAGAATAG